CGCCCTGCAGGCCCTGGCCCATGGTGCGCTCCACCAGCGCGCGCGCCTGCTGCTCGCTGAGGCGCGCCGTGAACGGGCCGGTGCCGGACGCCGCCGCGTCGTCGCTGGAGAAGGCGCCGCGAGCCATGGCCGCCGCGTTCGGATCCGTGAAGGTCAGCTCGTAGCTCGTCTCCGGGGGCTGACCGGGACGCGTGGTGGTGGTCGCCACCACGGAGTCGTTGATGGCCGTGCGCGCCCGGCCGTTGCCGTCCGCGCCCACCTGCATCTCCGTGGACTGGGTGCTGCCCGCCACGTTGCGGTCCGTCTGGCGCACGGTCTGATCACCCGCGCCGTCCGCGGTGAGGCGCGTCTGGCGCTCGGTGGTGGCCACCTCGCGGCCCAGCACGCGGCCCTCGCGGGTCTGGTCCAGCGTGTCCGTGCGGTTCACGTTGCTCACGCCCGCACCGTTCTCGCGGGGCAGCTGGCCGGTGCGCATGAAGTCGTCATAGGCCGCGCGGCCTTCCGGCGTGCGGATGTTGAAGTCCGCGGACTGGGTGTGCCCCAGGCGCTGATCCTGCCGGCCCTCCAGGCCGCGGATGTTGGTGGCGTCCCGCTGGCGGCCGTCGCTGGTCACCGTGGCGCGCACGGTGTCTTCCGACGTGCGCTGCACCTCGTAGCGCTGCGTCTGGGTGCGGTCATACGACGTGCTCAGCCCCAGCCGCTCGCCCAGCCGGCCCGGGCCCGCGCGCAGGCCCGCATTGAAGCCCGCCTGGCCCTGGACTTCCGCCCGGGCGCGGGTGCCCACCGGCCACGTCTCCGGGGAGGCGGGGTTGGGCAGCTGGCCATTGCGGATGGCGTCCGTGGCGGCCTCGCGCGGCACCTCCACTCGCAGGCTGCCCTGCAGCCCGAACGAACCACTCGCGTTCGCCGTCCCCAGGCGCGTCGGAACGCCGCCCCGGGGCGTCGAGCCGCGGTTGCCCACCTGGCCCTGGGCCTCCAGGACGAAGTTGTCACCCTGCGTCGTCACCCGGGCGCGGCCCGAGGGGCGCAGCGCGGCGGCGGGCGAGAACGAGTCGCGGTTGCGCTCCGCCGCGGCCTGCGCTTCGGGCGGCTGCTGCGCGGGCGCCTGCGGCTGCGGCGCGCTCGCGGGGCGGTTGGCGGGAACCGTCGACTGCGTCGGCTGGAAGGTCGGAGTGGGACGGTTCGGATTGATGGAAGTCATGTGTATTGAGGTTATCGACCTTTCCGACGGTTTGTTTCCGCTCAGTGTGTGGCTCTTACACTCCTGATTGTTGAGAGATTCCGGCTACTTCCGCCCATTCAAAACCACCTGGACCTACTCGGAGCGAACATCCCGGACGCAAAAAGCACGCCCTATTGCAACTGAGTGGCAAGGACTTGAAATACAGTCTTAATGTGTATTACAGGTTATTCTCACTTTGAAGGGAGTGCACGACATGCAGAACATGCGGAAGCAGTTCTCGACGTCTCGTGGTGGCTGGCGGCCGGTGACGGCGCTGGTGCTGGGCTGCACCCTGGCGGTTCCGGCTGGAGCGCTCGCGGCGGAGCGCCCCCCTTCATCGGCCACGCGGGCTCCGGCGGCGCCGGGCGCGGCGGTGGCGACGGCGCTCAAGGCAGGGGGCACGACGCTGGTGACGCCGTCGGGACGGGTGTTCCACCAGACGGCGCGACCGGTCAGCGGCCTGCGCAGCCTGGACGTGGTGCGGGACACCGGCGTGCAGCTGCACGTCTGGCGTGAGCGGCAGGCGGACGGCACGGAGCGCGCCTTCTCAGCGTACACGCGCGGCGGCTCGGAGCTGCTGGGCCGCGTGCAGCAGGAGGAGTACCTCATCCGGTTGGCGGAGGCGTCGTTCGACCCGCTGGCTCGCACCGCGCCGCTGTTGGGCAACGCGCTGGTGGCGGACCGGGACAACACCCTGTCGCTGGTGCAGTTCCACGGCACGCCGCTGCCGGAGTACCGGGAGACGATCGAGAACGCGGGCGGCAAGGTGCTGCGCTTCCTGTCGGACCACACGTACCTGGTGGAGATGCCGTCGGAGGTCCGCGCGCGGGTGTCCCAGCTTCCGGCCGTGCGCTGGGTGGGGGACTACCACCCGGAGTGGCGCCTGGAGCCGGTGCTGCGGGACGCGCTGCTCGGACGGGCGGCGGCGCTGGCGCCCCAGCGCTACTCCATCATGCTGGGTGAGGGCGGCGCGGCCCGCCAGTCTCGCGTGACGGCGCTGGTGGAGCGGCTGGGCGGCAAGGTGGACCTGGTGGAGCCGGGCGGCCTGCGCGTGGAGGCCACGCTCAACCAGGAGCAGCTGGCCTCGGTCGCGCGCGCCAACGAGGTGCAGTTCATCGACCGCTGGGGTGGCCCCGGCGAGGTGGACATGGACATCGTGCGCGAGACGGGCGGCGCCAACTACATCGGGACGCTCAAGGGCTGGAACGGGCAGGGCGTGCGCGGGGAGATCTTCGACACCGAGCTGCGCACCACCCACCGTGAGTGGCCGACGACGCCCATCATCCACAGCACGGGCACGTCCTCCGGTTCGCTGCACGGCACCAGCTGCTACAGCCACAACTTCGCCAGTGGAGTGGATCCGCTGGCCAAGGGCATCTTGCCGGGCGGGCAGGGCATCTTCTTCCTCTACTCGGAGACCACGCAGTTCGGCGGCACCAAGTCCCGGCTCGCGATGAACCAGGAGCTGCTCAACCCGAACGGCCCCTACCGCGCGGTGTTCCAGACCTCCAGCGTGGGCAGCACGCTGACGACGGCGTACACGACCATCTCCGCGGAGGTGGACGACTACCTGTTCAAGGCGCCCCTCCTCAGCACGCAGTCGCAGAGCAACAACGGCACGCGCAACTCCCGGCCGCAGGCGTGGGCGAAGAACATCGTCTCCGTGGGCGGCATCCGGCACTACAACACGCAGGCCCGCACGGATGATCGCTGGTCGTCGGGCGCGAGCATCGGTCCGGCGGCGGACGGCCGCATCAAGCCGGACCTGGCCTTCTACTACGACAACGTCCGGGGCGCGTACGGCTCTTCGGACACCGCGTACACGGAGTTCAGCGGCACCAGCTCCGCCACGCCGCAGACGGCGGGCTTCTTCGGCTTGCTGCACCAGATGTGGCACGAGGGCGTGTGGGCCGGCCACGGCAAGAAGGCGGACGTCTTCACCAGCCGCCCGAAGATGGCCACCGCCAAGGCGCTGATGATCAACGGCGCGTCCAAGTACAACTGGCTGGCTGGCGGCGCCAACGCGGACATCGACCGCAACAAGCAGGGCTGGGGAACGTCGGACGTCAAGCGCCTGTATGACCGCGCCGCGAAGACGTTCGTCGTGGACGAGACGGACGTCCTCGCGCCGCTCGGCTCCAGGACGTACACCTTCACCGTGGCCAGCGGCGAGCCGGAGCTCAACGTCACGATGGTCTACACGGATCCCATGGGCACGGTGGGTGCGGCGCGGGCGCGCATCAACGACCTGTCCCTGCGCGTGACGGCGCCCAACGGCACCGTGTACTGGGGCAACAACGGCCTGACGGCGGGCAACGTGTCCACGTCCGGTGGCGTGTCCAACAAGGTGGACACCGTGGAGAACGTCTTCCTCGCGAACCCCGCCGCGGGTTCGTGGAAGGTGGAGGTCCTTGCGGATGAGGTGGTCCAGGACGCCCACACGGCGACGGCGGCGGTGGACGCCAACTACGCCCTGGTGGTGAGCGGCGTGAACCTCAACGCGAAGGCGCCGTAGGCGTCGCTTCCCGTGCGCGGGCTCCGGAGTGTCCGGGGCCCGCGCTGTCGCGGTCAGCGCTCGGCGGGCTGCGCGGGGGCCTGCTGCTGGACCACGGGCTTCGCGGCGCGCTGGAGGACGGGCAGGGACGGGCTCAGCGTGCCCAGGTAGAGCCGGCCGTGGAAGCCCGTCTCGCCCGGCGCGTCGAAGAGGGCCACCTTGCGCGGCGTGTTCGGCTCCTGGCGCGCGTCCGCCGCCGGGTTGATGCCGTGCACGTCACAGTCCACCTGCTGCCAGACGTTGAAGCGGCAGGCGAAGTGGGCCCCGCGCGCGAAGCCCACGTCCAGGGCCCGCACGGGGGAGGAGGGCAGGGCGGCGGTGAGGCGGTGGCCCATGGGTTCGAACTTCGAATCCCAGTTCACGCCACCGGTGCGCACGTGCACGTCGCCCGCGAGCACGAGCATCCACGCGTCCGGGTTCTCCTTGCGGAAGGCGATGAGGTTCGCGGCCATCTCCTCCTCGCGCGCGTTGCCCGCCGCCTGCTTGGAGTCGAACGCCACCACCGACACGGAGTGGCCCTGGTGCCGCAGGCGTCGCGCGGCCTCCAGCAGGTGGATGACGCCCGCGCTGCTGCGGCCGTCCTGATCCACGCGGCGGAAGAAGTCGCTCAGCACGAGCAACCGCTCCAGGTCCGCGTCCGTGCCGGCGCTGGTGAGGTACTCGTCGAGCGCGCCCTGATCCACGGACGGCACGGACAGGGCCAGCGCCACCGGCAGCTTCTTCGCCGTGGCGTCGCAGAGCATCCGCGAGGCGGCATCCGGCAGCTCGCGCGTGCCCATGGGGTCCGCGACCAGCACGGTGCCGCCCTGCGTGAGCAGCGCGTCCACGCCCTCCACGGGGTCACCGCAGCGGGGCGCGGCTTCCGGGGTCTCCGGGGTCCAGCCGGCGACCTTCACGTCGCGCACGGGGATGGAGGCCTTGCCGCCGACCAGTTCCAGGGAGGGGGCCATCTCCAGGCGCATCAGCAGCTTGCGCTCCTGGGGCAGGTCGCGGATGCCGCGGCGCAGCCGGAAGCCCTCCATCTGCGGGACGGCCTCGAAGGTCTCGTGGGCGAAAACCTCGCGGTTGTGGTTGTAGTAGTGGTCGTTCCGCTTCTGGCTGCCCGGCTCGGGCGTCTGCTGCGTGACGGCGTCCTCCGCCTCGCGGTACTGGAGCCGGAAGATGCGCACGATGGACTGGCGCGGGCCGACCTCTTCGGGGCGCACCAGGTAGCGTTCGAAGGTGCGGTTGCCGCGGACGTTGACGCCGATCTCCCAGGACTGGGAGTACAGCTCATGCGTGGTGTTGTTCTCGAAGATGTCCAGGCGCTGCTCTTCCAGCAGGCGGCGTGCGACGAACATCGCCTCATCCAGAGGCACCAGGTACACGCGCTCCACGGTGGGGATGGGCTCCGTGTCCAGAGGATCCCCGTCCAGCCCACGTGAGATGCCCGTGCAACCCGTCATGCACAGAAGTCCCAGCATCCAGTGCATCCGCATGGTCCTGCCCCCTTTCGTGGAAGGGGACGGCCCAAGGCAGCACCATCCCCGGACGCTTGAGTCTAGCACTCCGGGTGTGGAAATTGCGCAACCCTGCCGTGAAAGGAACACTCCACACTCCGGATATTCGCTGGAGGAGGGGTGCCTCGTGCCGCGACACGCGCGAAAGAGTCTGACGAAGCTGCTGATGGGACTCGGCATGCTGGGCTCCGTGCTGACACCGGCAGCCCATGCGGAGCCTCCTCTGACGAGGGCCCCGGGGTGCGCCAAGCGTGGATGGCCCGCGACCGTCACCTGCGGCAGCACGCCGTGCTTTATTTCGAGCTGTGGCGAAGGCAAGTGCCCGTACTGCTTCATCGAGGGCATGGAGAACCTCGTCTTCACAGGGTGGGCGGTCTACACGTGCACGAGCGGCGATGCCGTGAAGGGGAAGGCGCTGCTATTCAACACGGCGCCCTTCAACGCGCGTCTGGGGCCCATCTGTGGCTGAGGATTCGTTGGCTCAGGAAGCGACCCGGGTCGTCGAGGCGCTCAACCTCCTGACTGTCCTGGCCGCACCGCGCCTCTACGAGCGGTGGTGCACCCAGGCTCCGGCGGAGGAACTGCGGACCGTGCTCCAGACTCGCATGGTGGCGCTCGCCGCCTTCTGTGAGAAGGCTTGGGGAAGCCCGGATGCGGAGCGCTTCCGGTCAGCGGCTCCCACGGTGCGGGCGCTCGCCGAGTCCCTGGCATCCGCGCCCACCGGTCATCTCATGGACCCCGGATGGAATGCCCAGGCCCGCGAGTGCCTGGATGCGCTGGGAGTCCAGACGCCTCCAGGCGGATGGGCGACCTTCGAGGGGCTCCCACCCAGCAATGATTGATCAGTGCTCCGCGTCCGCGGGCTTCGCGGCGCCCGGCTGCTGCTGGGCCACGGGCGGGGCGGCGCGCTGGATGACCGGGGGTGAGGCGTTGAGGGCACCCACCCAGAGCCGGCCGTGGAAGCCCGTGTCGCTGGGCGCATCGAACATGGCCACCTTGCGCGGCGTTCCCGGCTCCTGGCGCAGCTCCGGGGTCGGGCTGAGCGCGAAGACGTTGCAGTCCACCTGCTCCCAGACGTTGAACCGGCAGGAGAACTGCGAACCTCGCGCGAAGCCCACCTCCAGCGCCTTCACCGGCGACGCGGGCAGCGCCTTCGTCAGCCGCCAGCCCAGCGGCTCGAAGTCCTTGTTCCAGCTCACCGGCTTCGTGCGCACGTGCACGTCACCCGCGAGCGCCAGCAGCCACGTGTCCGGATTCGCCTGGCGGTACGCGATGAGATTCTTCGCCATCTCCGCCTCGCGAGCGTTGCCAGAGGCGTTGTTCGAATCGAACGCCAGCACCGTCACGGAGTGCCCCTGCGCGCGCAGCCTCCGGGCCTGCTCGATGAGGCGGAGCAGGGCGCCGCTGCTGCGGCCGTCCTGATACACGCGGCGCCAGAACGAGCTGACCACCAGCAGCCGCTCCAGGTCCGGGCCGTGGCCCTCGCTGGCCAGGTAGTCGTCCAGCGCGCCCTGATCCTCCGACGGCATGGACAGCGCCAACGCCACGGACAGCTTCTTCTCCACCGCGTCGCAGAGCATCCGCGTGGCGATCTCCGGCAGCTCACGCGTGCCCAGTGGATCTCCCACCAGCACCGTGTTCCCCGCCGTGAGCAGCGGCTCCACGCCCTGCAGCGGCGCCCCGCACTTCACCGGCGGCGGCTGGGCCGTGTCGTCATCCCAGCCCTCCACCTGCACGGCGCGCACGGGCGCGTTCGTCCTGCCACCCACCAGCTCCAGCGACGGCACCATCTCCAGCTTCGCCAGCAGCTTGCGCTCCAGGGGCAGGTCGCGTGTGCCGCGCACCATCTTGAAGCCCTCCATGTCCGGCACGCCGTCGAACGTGAAGCGCTCGAACGTCTTCCGGGAGAGGTACTTCTCCTCGTCCGCGATGCGCTCGTTGAGCCACTTGGGCTTCACCTCGATGTTCGTGTCCTGCTCGCGGTAGCTCAGCCGGAAGACTCGGATGACCGACTGGCGCGGCCCCAGCGACGCGCCCTTCACGAAGTAGCGCTCGTAGGTGCGGTTGCCGGGCAGGTTCACCCCGGGCTCGTGCGCGGACGTGTAGAGCTCGTGGTGGCCCTCGCGCTCGAAGACGTCGTAGCGCTGCGACTCGAAGACGCGCCGCATGGTGAAGAGCGCCTCGTCCAGCGGGACCAGGTACACCGTCTCCTCGGTGGGGACCTCCTCGTCCTCCGGCGTGTCGGCATGGAGGTCCTTCGTCAGGCTCGCGCAGCCGCCGACGCACAGCGACAGTCCCAGCAACCAGTGAAACCGCATGGCATGACCTCCGGCCCACCCGATGTGCTCCGATGTTGCTAGCGGCGGGGGTGAGGCGTCCCGGCTCCCACGGCCTGGACGACGGGAATCAGTCTACCGGGAAACGCACGGCAAACACGTGTGTCAGGCGGAACGGGTGGGAGCGGCTCCCTGGCCCGTGAGCGACCGGACGACATCCAGCGCGTGTTCGGCGTGCTTCTTCACCTGGATCTGCGACTCGAACGCGTAGCGGATGGTGCCGCCCTTGTCCGCGACGAACGTCACCCGGCCGGGCAATAGCCCCAGGAAGTTGGTGCCCACCCCGAAGGCCTTGCGCGCCGCGCCATCCGGGTCGCTGAGGAGCCGGAAGGGGAGGCGGTACTTGGCGACGAACTTCTCGTGGGACTCCGCGGAGTCGCTGCTGATGCCCACCACGTCCGCGCCCGCGTCCGTGAAGTCCTGGTACTGATCCCTCAGGCTGCAGGCCTGGACCGTACATCCCGGGGAGTCGTCCCTCGGGTAGAAGTAGATGACCATCGCCTTGTCACCCAGCAGGTCGCGCAGGCGCACCGGCGCGCCGCCCGGCCCCTGCAGTGTGACATCCGGAACCGCATCCCCTTCTTTCAGCATCTTGGCCATGAAAGTCCCTCTCCTCCCGGGTGGGAGCATGGACCGCGCACGGCCTGACCCGCAAATCAATCAGGACAACCGGGTTGCCCGGAATTCAAGGGCCTGGGCATTCTTTCGAGGAATGGAGCCACGCGACATGATGGACACCGAGGACTCCCGCCGGGGGCCCTCCCGCGCCGCCCCGGCGGACCGGCTGTACCTGCTGCTCCTGCAGGGGAACACCTCCACGCTCGTTCCGTTGCCCCGGGAAGGGGCGGTGGTGATTGGCCGCGCGGTGGGGGCGGACGTGGTGGTGGAGGACGCGTCGGTGAGCCGCCAGCACGCGAAGGTGGGCGTGGCGGAGGGCGAGGCGTTCATCGCGGACCTGGGCAGCCACAACGGCGTGCGGGTCAACGGCGAGCGGGTGCAGGGGACGCGGCCCCTGGACGGCGGCGACGTGGTGACGCTGGGCAACGTGACCCTGGTGTTTCACCGGGGCGAGCGGCCCCTGCCGGAGCGGCGGGCGCTGGAGACCGAAGGGCTGCGGGCCCGGCTCTCCGAGGAGCTGGACCGGGTGCACAGCTCGGGTCTGGCGGTGAGCGTGCTCGCGCTGGAGGTGGAGTCCGCGCGGGTGCCGCAGGTGGAGCTGGTGCGGGCGCTGCACGGTGCGCTGCGGTTGATGGACGGGGTGGGACAGGTGGGCGGCACGCTGATGGTGCTGCTGCCGGACCTGTCTGGCGAGGAAGCGGAAGCGGCGGCGGCGCACCTGGTGTCGGTGCTCACGCCGCTGGCCGGGCGGGTGCGGGCGGGGCTGGCGACCGCGCCGGGGGACGGGATGCAGGGGGACGCGCTGCTGGGCTCGGCGAAGGCCGCGGCCCTGGCGGCGGCGCCAGGAGAGACACGGGTCAGCG
The sequence above is a segment of the Corallococcus exiguus genome. Coding sequences within it:
- a CDS encoding S8 family serine peptidase; translation: MQNMRKQFSTSRGGWRPVTALVLGCTLAVPAGALAAERPPSSATRAPAAPGAAVATALKAGGTTLVTPSGRVFHQTARPVSGLRSLDVVRDTGVQLHVWRERQADGTERAFSAYTRGGSELLGRVQQEEYLIRLAEASFDPLARTAPLLGNALVADRDNTLSLVQFHGTPLPEYRETIENAGGKVLRFLSDHTYLVEMPSEVRARVSQLPAVRWVGDYHPEWRLEPVLRDALLGRAAALAPQRYSIMLGEGGAARQSRVTALVERLGGKVDLVEPGGLRVEATLNQEQLASVARANEVQFIDRWGGPGEVDMDIVRETGGANYIGTLKGWNGQGVRGEIFDTELRTTHREWPTTPIIHSTGTSSGSLHGTSCYSHNFASGVDPLAKGILPGGQGIFFLYSETTQFGGTKSRLAMNQELLNPNGPYRAVFQTSSVGSTLTTAYTTISAEVDDYLFKAPLLSTQSQSNNGTRNSRPQAWAKNIVSVGGIRHYNTQARTDDRWSSGASIGPAADGRIKPDLAFYYDNVRGAYGSSDTAYTEFSGTSSATPQTAGFFGLLHQMWHEGVWAGHGKKADVFTSRPKMATAKALMINGASKYNWLAGGANADIDRNKQGWGTSDVKRLYDRAAKTFVVDETDVLAPLGSRTYTFTVASGEPELNVTMVYTDPMGTVGAARARINDLSLRVTAPNGTVYWGNNGLTAGNVSTSGGVSNKVDTVENVFLANPAAGSWKVEVLADEVVQDAHTATAAVDANYALVVSGVNLNAKAP
- a CDS encoding TraB/GumN family protein, whose amino-acid sequence is MLGLLCMTGCTGISRGLDGDPLDTEPIPTVERVYLVPLDEAMFVARRLLEEQRLDIFENNTTHELYSQSWEIGVNVRGNRTFERYLVRPEEVGPRQSIVRIFRLQYREAEDAVTQQTPEPGSQKRNDHYYNHNREVFAHETFEAVPQMEGFRLRRGIRDLPQERKLLMRLEMAPSLELVGGKASIPVRDVKVAGWTPETPEAAPRCGDPVEGVDALLTQGGTVLVADPMGTRELPDAASRMLCDATAKKLPVALALSVPSVDQGALDEYLTSAGTDADLERLLVLSDFFRRVDQDGRSSAGVIHLLEAARRLRHQGHSVSVVAFDSKQAAGNAREEEMAANLIAFRKENPDAWMLVLAGDVHVRTGGVNWDSKFEPMGHRLTAALPSSPVRALDVGFARGAHFACRFNVWQQVDCDVHGINPAADARQEPNTPRKVALFDAPGETGFHGRLYLGTLSPSLPVLQRAAKPVVQQQAPAQPAER
- a CDS encoding peroxiredoxin, with translation MAKMLKEGDAVPDVTLQGPGGAPVRLRDLLGDKAMVIYFYPRDDSPGCTVQACSLRDQYQDFTDAGADVVGISSDSAESHEKFVAKYRLPFRLLSDPDGAARKAFGVGTNFLGLLPGRVTFVADKGGTIRYAFESQIQVKKHAEHALDVVRSLTGQGAAPTRSA